Proteins encoded by one window of Desulfovibrio sp.:
- a CDS encoding methyl-accepting chemotaxis protein, translating to MKLTTKLVLSFSSIIVLMLALFGVYYVNTDRIDHAVSHMDQQYVPSLVAVQTMTSLLYSARSDLAALTPHTDKVTIAEYRDRIKRALKQFAQHAEAYQALVEARKQAAEPVDDELWGNITAQLHAEEATREEIIRLAGEGDTDGSIALFTRSRADFIRLARYFDQLVQHDVQRSQEAAAGAQEIARQSRLAGALLAIVGILFSIAVTAGITLAIKRQLGKDPAQLQLIAGRVAEGDYDLEHSGRQQGVYASLVLMVQALKAHIESARSESEKAREESARGNAALQQAEAAERDARAKTEAMQQVAEALEEVTHVVATASGQVGETIRQAEESADSTAQRLTEAATGMEQMNATVGEVAQNAAVASDSSAETRQKAEDGAKVVRHALESIETVRSTSLRLKDDMEQLGGHAQAITRIMNVISDIADQTNLLALNAAIEAARAGDAGRGFAVVADEVRKLAEKTMASTHDVDTAITAIQQSVAHSAASVEEAVKGISLATEAAQQSGQALEGIVGTVEETANQVSAIATASEQQAVATDQINRTIGDVTSLSRQTAVAMSAASRAVAGLSAQAQNLEGLIEQMQNC from the coding sequence ATGAAGCTGACCACGAAACTGGTTCTTTCGTTCAGCAGCATCATTGTTCTCATGTTGGCGCTGTTCGGCGTGTATTACGTCAATACCGACCGTATTGATCATGCCGTCAGCCATATGGACCAGCAGTATGTGCCATCGCTTGTGGCGGTGCAGACCATGACGTCCCTGCTGTATTCGGCCCGATCCGATCTGGCGGCGCTTACTCCGCATACTGATAAAGTCACCATTGCCGAGTATCGCGACCGCATTAAGCGCGCTCTCAAGCAGTTTGCGCAGCACGCCGAGGCCTATCAGGCATTGGTTGAAGCCCGTAAACAGGCGGCCGAACCAGTGGATGATGAACTGTGGGGCAACATCACGGCCCAGTTGCATGCGGAGGAGGCCACCCGCGAAGAAATCATCCGGCTGGCTGGCGAGGGTGATACGGATGGCTCCATTGCGCTGTTCACCCGCAGCAGGGCTGATTTTATCCGCCTTGCACGTTATTTTGACCAGCTTGTGCAGCACGATGTGCAGCGCAGTCAGGAGGCAGCGGCAGGCGCGCAGGAAATTGCGCGGCAGTCGCGCCTGGCCGGGGCCCTGCTTGCCATCGTGGGCATACTGTTCAGCATTGCGGTTACCGCGGGGATCACGCTTGCCATCAAGCGCCAGCTCGGCAAGGATCCGGCGCAGTTGCAGCTCATAGCGGGGCGCGTGGCAGAAGGGGATTATGACCTTGAGCACTCTGGCCGCCAGCAGGGCGTGTACGCCTCGCTGGTGCTCATGGTTCAGGCCTTGAAGGCGCATATAGAGAGCGCCCGCAGCGAGTCGGAAAAGGCGCGAGAAGAATCCGCCAGGGGCAATGCCGCCCTGCAACAGGCTGAGGCGGCAGAGCGCGATGCCCGTGCAAAAACAGAAGCCATGCAGCAGGTGGCCGAGGCGCTGGAAGAAGTGACCCATGTTGTGGCCACCGCCTCCGGTCAGGTTGGTGAAACTATCCGTCAGGCGGAAGAAAGCGCCGACAGCACGGCCCAGAGGCTCACAGAAGCAGCCACTGGCATGGAGCAGATGAACGCTACAGTGGGCGAAGTCGCCCAGAATGCCGCCGTGGCTTCTGACTCTTCGGCAGAAACCCGCCAAAAAGCAGAGGACGGGGCCAAGGTGGTTCGCCACGCTCTGGAGAGTATTGAAACCGTGCGCTCCACCTCCTTGCGTCTCAAGGATGATATGGAGCAGCTTGGCGGGCATGCGCAGGCCATCACCCGCATCATGAATGTTATTTCGGATATTGCGGATCAGACCAATCTGCTCGCCCTCAATGCCGCCATTGAGGCCGCACGGGCAGGCGACGCCGGGCGGGGCTTTGCTGTGGTGGCGGACGAAGTACGCAAACTGGCGGAAAAAACAATGGCTTCCACCCACGATGTGGATACGGCCATCACGGCCATTCAGCAAAGCGTGGCCCATAGCGCCGCCTCAGTGGAGGAGGCGGTTAAAGGCATATCGCTGGCGACGGAAGCTGCCCAGCAGTCAGGGCAGGCGCTGGAGGGCATTGTAGGAACGGTGGAAGAAACCGCCAATCAAGTCAGCGCCATTGCCACAGCAAGCGAGCAGCAGGCTGTGGCCACCGACCAGATCAACCGTACGATTGGTGATGTTACCAGCCTTTCGCGGCAAACGGCTGTTGCCATGAGCGCCGCTTCGCGGGCGGTGGCGGGGCTTTCTGCCCAGGCTCAAAATCTTGAAGGCCTCATTGAACAGATGCAGAACTGCTGA